From one Odontesthes bonariensis isolate fOdoBon6 chromosome 14, fOdoBon6.hap1, whole genome shotgun sequence genomic stretch:
- the arhgap21b gene encoding rho GTPase-activating protein 21 isoform X5: MAQTTDSVGQVCRGSSAAPDHGYRKEITVPPSHPAPPPQSHPKSQMAVCMRNDSVRTVVVPPNAVHMGRVGPAHRTDYMDPVFVRGRPGSLAQYPHPRKADVYPGGPGMVPFGGPGPHFPGNHQNIDWRTYQTYREYIDNKGIHSHGSRTIQERLDNLRTASQTSFNTAHHIPRGGWGPKVIRRRSTSHERSYQGPPPHFQIAPRSVSQDRMSSAEKKCHARNWAPRSVSQDGFVHKARARSTDYVDPAELVRPNERRGGFERADQGTRPSRQSIPRHAMLYRPPAGYGGGMRGTPNSSLYSKGPDSLQTRSSPMLSDRPSHFGKSTSSEHSFSDQRVSVKGHQSGHTSQQGLSRIRAETMQPFEAGRGGALEGLRSSSSSTSKEMPQRPGILKTTQPNSQSQVNGQSPSETEVVLREKPPAGKNPSPLRHPSYILAVNDEGADPSADVVACWLPNDARREMHMRRLGEQHHASSSSNLDESLDSIPFIDEPVSPSVDREAAPIPPSAVISVAPSIATAPSSQGSPCPTIRRQLSHDQESLRSALLDSDSASKTERSKSYDEGLDNYQEEGRGRSPSKHMSGLRGLRKALDGHKLSGDSGSRRDSSSDIFADSSKEGLLNFRQLSTDKNKRVGGGMRSWKQMYAVLQGHTLTFYKDRKDALSHASAQSDEDPLRISVKACLIDISYSDTRRKNVLRLTTSDCEYLFQAEGRDDMLSWIRVIQENSNPDEENAAVTSQDLISRKIKEYNMMSTPSSRSEPSPKASRQSLSIKQAFLGGKTDGKIHSPHSPKTGEERRALKDDSSPPRDRGAWKIGIAGIMRKPFEKKTPAGITFGVRLDDCPPAQSNRLVPLIVEVCCGVVEERGLEYTGIYRVPGNNAAISSMQEELNSKGMTDIDVQEDKWRDLNVISSLLKSFFRKLPEPLFTNENYADFIEASRTEDSVERLKELKRLIYELPDHHFETLKFLCAHLKKVSDNCEKNKMEPRNLAIVFGPTLVRTSEDNMTNMVNHMPDQCKIVENLIQQFEWFFNDDCHEDPVTTTEQESTVKTQPVPNIDHLLSNIGRTAASPGEVSDSAGSDSSKSKQGLWGSGKDQCSKEMLRSSFFANRKRKKPKDKVQPSSSDDDLDPVFTKKELPGEGQQQPLWSPDSRTEEEGQVAEASEKEEHTNSSEEQLDKTNRKESWPPPSLPPEHISSNLQTGSPYASPPHSPNLSYRMPMAHQSSLSDPPSNYDDTVSDLGTMNSTSSQASVPRVRRGRMAALGTEACPSGLGAEVCSITSDYSTTSSMTFLTGAELSTLSPEVQSVSESRGGEDADDERSELISEGRPMETDSESDLSVFTVGKSDQQDLQEAPRPLPSYRLIECDTLSRKKASQQKTDSESSLDTARGDKDSNRLSRVLGSVKGRSTGSLSSSSRSELDKTEPAWKLKITDRLKVRLRMSVDDMFGVGSQRSRSPEGRSKKKNIRRRHTMGGQRDFAELSVLGDWSQQVGIGSRSELSAVDRLKPKCSSQDFSIGDWIARERHRTSNPEVSLDLAEQQGALCNANSPNPGASSSSSSSSDFQRRPAEALNGDTHQSKNLSLSATAHPHKLTSSQVVHSRFYQYL; encoded by the exons ATGGCCCAGACAACAGACTCTGTGGGGCAGGTCTGCCGAGGTTCTTCAGCAGCTCCTGACCATGGGTATCGCAAAGAGATCACTGTGCCCCCATCtcatcctgctcctcctcctcaatCGCATCCTAAAAGCCAAATGGCAGTGTGCATGCGCAACGACAGTGTTAGGACTGTGGTGGTTCCTCCTAATGCAGTCCATATGGGGCGTGTGGGTCCAGCACACAGAACAGATTACATGGACCCGGTCTTTGTTAGGGGAAGACCTGGGTCACTGGCCCAATATCCTCACCCTCGAAAGGCTGATGTTTATCCTGGCGGTCCAGGAATGGTTCCATTTGGAGGTCCAGGGCCTCACTTTCCAGGCAATCATCAAAATATTGATTGGCGCACTTACCAAACATACAGGGAGTACATTGACAACAAAGGAATTCATTCCCATGGTAGTCGGACTATCCAGGAGAGGCTGGACAATTTGCGAACTGCCAGTCAGACCTCCTTTAACACCGCTCATCACATTCCCCGAGGAGGCTGGGGGCCTAAGGTGATACGACGTAGGAGTACTTCCCATGAAAGGTCATACCAAGGACCTCCACCCCACTTTCAGATCGCCCCACGCAGTGTCTCGCAGGACCGCATGAGCAGTGCAGAGAAAAAGTGCCATGCAAGGAACTGGGCCCCCCGAAGTGTCTCCCAAGATGGCTTTGTCCATAAAGCTCGGGCACGCTCAACAGACTATGTTGATCCTGCAGAGCTGGTTCGGCCCaatgagaggagaggagggttTGAAAGGGCAGACCAAGGTACAAGGCCCAGCAGACAATCTATTCCCAGACATGCTATGCTCTACAGGCCCCCTGCTGGATATGGCGGTGGCATGAGAGGGACACCCAACTCTTCCCTGTACTCTAAAGGACCAGATTCTCTTCAGACTCGTTCCTCACCCATGCTCTCCGATAGGCCTTCACATTTTGGAAAGAGCACAAGTTCTGAACATTCTTTCTCTGACCAAAGAGTTTCAGTAAAAGGACACCAATCAGGCCACACTAGCCAACAAGGCCTGAGCAGAATACGGGCAGAAACCATGCAACCCTTTGAAGCAGGCCGAGGTGGAGCATTGGAAGGACTCAGGTCTTCATCTAGCTCTACATCGAAAGAGATGCCCCAGAGGCCTGGCATCCTCAAAACAACCCAACCAAACTCTCAGAGCCAGGTCAATGGGCAGAGCCCCTCAGAgactgaggtggttctgagggAGAAGCCACCCGCTGGAAAGAACCCCAGCCCCCTACGGCACCCTTCCTACATCCTGGCTGTTAATGATGAAGGAGCAGACCCGTCGGCTGATGTCGTGGCGTGCTGGCTTCCAAATGATGCACGTCGAGAGATGCACATGCGGCGCCTTGGGGAACAACATCATGCCTCTAGCTCCAGCAACCTAGATGAGTCTCTGGACTCCATTCCATTCATCG ATGAGCCCGTCAGCCCTAGTGTTGACCGGGAGGCTGCACCTATTCCTCCCTCTGCTGTGATATCGGTCGCACCATCCATTGCCACAGCGCCCTCCAGTCAAGGCTCACCGTGTCCTACCATTCGTCGTCAGCTGTCACATGACCAAG AGTCCCTGCGGAGTGCTTTGTTGGACTCGGACTCAGCCAGTAAAACGGAGCGGTCCAAGTCTTATGATGAGGGTCTGGATAACTATCAGGAAGAGGGAAGAGG AAGATCTCCAAGTAAGCACATGTCGGGTCTCAGGGGTCTGAGAAAG GCTCTGGATGGCCATAAATTATCAGGGGATTCTGGATCTCGCAGGGACTCCTCTTCAGATATCTTCGCTGACTCTTCCAAAGAAGGGTTGCTTAACTTCAGGCAACTCAGTACAGATAAAAATAAG CGTGTCGGCGGAGGGATGAGATCGTGGAAGCAAATGTATGCTGTTCTACAAGGTCACACCCTGACCTTCTACAAAGACAGGAAGGATGCATTGTCTCATGCTTCGGCACAATCTGATGAGGACCCACTTCGAATAAGCGTCAAGGCCTGTCTGATTGACATTTCCTATAGCGATACGAGACGCAAGAATGTACTGCGATTAACCACCTCAGACTGCGAGTATTTGTTCCAGGCAGAAGGGAGGGACGACATGCTGTCGTGGATCAGAGTCATTCAGGAAAACAGTAATCCAGATGAAGAG AATGCGGCTGTAACAAGCCAGGACTTGATCAGCAGAAAGATCAAAGAATACAACATGATGAG CACACCAAGCAGCAGATCTGAACCTTCCCCAAAAGCGTCTCGGCAGTCCCTCAGCATCAAACAAGCCTTCCTGGGAGGTAAAACAGATGGAAAGATCCACAGCCCCCATTCGCCCAAAACAGGAGAGGAGCGAAGGGCTCTGAAAG ATGATTCCAGCCCTCCTCGGGACAGGGGAGCTTGGAAAATTGGCATTGCTGGGATCATGAGGAAACCCTTTGAAAAAAAGACTCCAGCGGGCATCACTTTTGGTGTTCGGCTCGATGATTGTCCACCTGCACAAAGTAACAGG TTGGTTCCTCTCATCGTGGAGGTCTGCTGTGGGGTGGTGGAGGAGCGAGGACTGGAGTACACTGGTATTTACAGGGTTCCTGGGAATAACGCTGCCATCTCCAGCATGCAAGAGGAACTCAACAGCAAAGGCATGACTGACATCGACGTCCAGGAAGAC AAATGGCGGGACCTTAACGTCATCAGTAGTTTATTAAAGTCGTTTTTCCGAAAACTTCCAGAACCTCTGTTTACAAACG AAAATTATGCTGATTTTATTGAAGCCAGCCGAACAGAAGACTCTGTGGAGAGATTAAAGGAGCTTAAAAGGCTG ATCTATGAACTACCCGATCATCACTTTGAAACTCTGAAATTTCTTTGCGCTCACCTGAAGAAGGTTTCTGACAACTGTGAAAAGAACAAG ATGGAGCCTCGTAACCTGGCGATCGTGTTTGGTCCGACGCTGGTCCGAACCTCTGAAGACAACATGACCAACATGGTCAATCACATGCCGGACCAGTGCAAGATAGTTGAGAACCTCATCCAGCAATTCGAATGGTTCTTCAACGATGACTGTCACGAGGATCCCGTC ACTACAACTGAGCAGGAGAGCACGGTGAAGACTCAGCCTGTGCCCAACATCGACCACCTGCTCTCTAACATCGGGCGGACTGCAGCCTCGCCAGGCGAAGTCTCAG ACTCGGCAGGTAGTGACTCCTCCAAATCAAAG CAGGGCTTGTGGGGGTCAGGGAAGGATCAGTGTAGCAAAGAAATGCTGCGCTCCTCCTTCTTCGCCAACCGCAAACGTAAGAAGCCCAAGGATAAGGTTCAACCCAGCAGCTCAGATGACGACTTGGATCCTGTGTTCACCAAGAAGGAGCTCCCAGGGGAGGGCCAGCAACAGCCTCTGTGGTCCCCAGACAGCCGGACCGAGGAGGAGGGGCAGGTGGCTGAAGCCAGCGAGAAAGAGGAGCACACGAACAGCTCAGAGGAACAGCTGGATAAAACCAACAGGAAAGAGTCTTGGCCTCCTCCCTCCCTGCCTCCAGAGCACATTTCCTCCAACCTTCAAACCGGTTCCCCCTACGCCTCGCCGCCCCATTCCCCAAACCTCAGCTACCGCATGCCTATGGCTCACCAGTCCTCTCTGTCCGACCCGCCCTCCAACTACGATGATACAGTTTCTGACCTCGGTACAATGAACAGCACCAGCTCACAAGCATCGGTGCCCAGAGTGAGGCGCGGCAGGATGGCCGCTCTGGGCACAGAGGCATGCCCCAGCGGGCTGGGAGCAGAGGTTTGCTCCATTACCTCAGACTACTCCACCACGTCCTCGATGACGTTTCTGACTGGAGCTGAGCTCAGCACCCTCAGTCCCGAAGTGCAGTCCGTGTCTGAGAGCCGGGGTGGAGAGGACGCAGACGACGAGAGAAGTGAGCTCATCAGCGAAGGAAGGCCGATGGAGACGGACAGTGAGAGtgacctgtctgtgtttaccgtCGGCAAATCTGATCAGCAAGATCTGCAGGAAGCTCCTCGGCCGCTTCCTTCGTACAGACTCATTGAGTGCGATACGCTCTCCAGAAAGAAAGCTTCCCAACAGAAAACCGACAGTGAATCCTCTCTGGACACTGCTCGCGGCGATAAAGATTCCAACAGACTGTCTCGTGTTTTAGGTTCCGTGAAAGGCCGTTCCACTGGAAGCCTCAGCTCCTCGTCCCGAAGCGAGCTCGATAAAACCGAGCCGGCCTGGAAGCTGAAGATCACAGACCGCCTGAAGGTACGTCTTCGGATGTCTGTGGATGATATGTTTGGCGTGGGGAGTCAGAGGAGTCGGTCCCCAGAGGGCCGCAGCAAGAAGAAGAACATCAGGCGCAGGCACACAATGGGCGGACAGAGGGACTTTGCAGAGCTTTCTGTTTTGGGAGACTGGTCGCAGCAGGTTGGCATAGGTTCGCGATCAGAGCTGTCAGCTGTGGACCGGCTGAAGCCGAAGTGTAGCTCTCAGGACTTCTCGATTGGGGACTGGATTGCCCGCGAACGCCACCGCACCAGCAATCCCGAGGTCAGCCTCGACCTCGCTGAACAACAGGGGGCGCTGTGCAACGCAAACTCCCCGAACCCCGGAGCCTCGTCTTCGTCCTCATCCTCGTCTGATTTCCAGCGTCGTCCAGCCGAGGCGTTGAACGGGGACACCCACCAGAGTAAAAATCTGAGCCTTTCTGCCACTGCTCACCCTCATAAACTCACTAGTTCCCAGGTGGTCCATTCACGCTTCTATCAGTACTTGTGA
- the arhgap21b gene encoding rho GTPase-activating protein 21 isoform X3, whose protein sequence is MMASRWVPSCEDDERQRARSSFCENDSPEWRNLADSPAAQYPTEEEPFSWPRPKSVCLRRTSQGFGFTLRHFIVYPPESSLHYFPEEDHGRRGRQRNRLEPMDTIFVKQVKEGGPAHAAGLCTGDRIVKVNGASIIGKAYCDVISLIQDSGDVLELCVMPKDEDILQLAYSQDAYIRGHSSYSGNACHIPDPPPVCYPRVDCKPPGMAQTTDSVGQVCRGSSAAPDHGYRKEITVPPSHPAPPPQSHPKSQMAVCMRNDSVRTVVVPPNAVHMGRVGPAHRTDYMDPVFVRGRPGSLAQYPHPRKADVYPGGPGMVPFGGPGPHFPGNHQNIDWRTYQTYREYIDNKGIHSHGSRTIQERLDNLRTASQTSFNTAHHIPRGGWGPKVIRRRSTSHERSYQGPPPHFQIAPRSVSQDRMSSAEKKCHARNWAPRSVSQDGFVHKARARSTDYVDPAELVRPNERRGGFERADQGTRPSRQSIPRHAMLYRPPAGYGGGMRGTPNSSLYSKGPDSLQTRSSPMLSDRPSHFGKSTSSEHSFSDQRVSVKGHQSGHTSQQGLSRIRAETMQPFEAGRGGALEGLRSSSSSTSKEMPQRPGILKTTQPNSQSQVNGQSPSETEVVLREKPPAGKNPSPLRHPSYILAVNDEGADPSADVVACWLPNDARREMHMRRLGEQHHASSSSNLDESLDSIPFIDEPVSPSVDREAAPIPPSAVISVAPSIATAPSSQGSPCPTIRRQLSHDQESLRSALLDSDSASKTERSKSYDEGLDNYQEEGRGRSPSKHMSGLRGLRKALDGHKLSGDSGSRRDSSSDIFADSSKEGLLNFRQLSTDKNKRVGGGMRSWKQMYAVLQGHTLTFYKDRKDALSHASAQSDEDPLRISVKACLIDISYSDTRRKNVLRLTTSDCEYLFQAEGRDDMLSWIRVIQENSNPDEENAAVTSQDLISRKIKEYNMMSTPSSRSEPSPKASRQSLSIKQAFLGGKTDGKIHSPHSPKTGEERRALKDDSSPPRDRGAWKIGIAGIMRKPFEKKTPAGITFGVRLDDCPPAQSNRLVPLIVEVCCGVVEERGLEYTGIYRVPGNNAAISSMQEELNSKGMTDIDVQEDKWRDLNVISSLLKSFFRKLPEPLFTNENYADFIEASRTEDSVERLKELKRLIYELPDHHFETLKFLCAHLKKVSDNCEKNKMEPRNLAIVFGPTLVRTSEDNMTNMVNHMPDQCKIVENLIQQFEWFFNDDCHEDPVTTTEQESTVKTQPVPNIDHLLSNIGRTAASPGEVSDSAGSDSSKSKQGLWGSGKDQCSKEMLRSSFFANRKRKKPKDKVQPSSSDDDLDPVFTKKELPGEGQQQPLWSPDSRTEEEGQVAEASEKEEHTNSSEEQLDKTNRKESWPPPSLPPEHISSNLQTGSPYASPPHSPNLSYRMPMAHQSSLSDPPSNYDDTVSDLGTMNSTSSQASVPRVRRGRMAALGTEACPSGLGAEVCSITSDYSTTSSMTFLTGAELSTLSPEVQSVSESRGGEDADDERSELISEGRPMETDSESDLSVFTVGKSDQQDLQEAPRPLPSYRLIECDTLSRKKASQQKTDSESSLDTARGDKDSNRLSRVLGSVKGRSTGSLSSSSRSELDKTEPAWKLKITDRLKVRLRMSVDDMFGVGSQRSRSPEGRSKKKNIRRRHTMGGQRDFAELSVLGDWSQQVGIGSRSELSAVDRLKPKCSSQDFSIGDWIARERHRTSNPEVSLDLAEQQGALCNANSPNPGASSSSSSSSDFQRRPAEALNGDTHQSKNLSLSATAHPHKLTSSQVVHSRFYQYL, encoded by the exons GCAGGCAGCGGAATAGGCTAGAACCCATGGACACTATTTTTGTGAAGCAAGTCAAGGAAGGTGGCCCCGCTCATGCAGCTGGGCTTTGCACAG GGGATCGAATAGTCAAGGTGAATGGAGCCAGCATCATCGGGAAAGCCTACTGTGATGTTATATCTCTAATCCAAGACAG tgGAGACGTTCTTGAACTTTGTGTGATGCCAAAGGATGAGGATATACTGCAGCTG GCCTACTCCCAGGATGCCTACATCCGAGGCCACAGTAGCTACAGTGGAAATGCCTGTCACATCCCTGATCCACCACCAGTATGTTACCCCAGAGTAGACTGTAAGCCTCCTGGCATGGCCCAGACAACAGACTCTGTGGGGCAGGTCTGCCGAGGTTCTTCAGCAGCTCCTGACCATGGGTATCGCAAAGAGATCACTGTGCCCCCATCtcatcctgctcctcctcctcaatCGCATCCTAAAAGCCAAATGGCAGTGTGCATGCGCAACGACAGTGTTAGGACTGTGGTGGTTCCTCCTAATGCAGTCCATATGGGGCGTGTGGGTCCAGCACACAGAACAGATTACATGGACCCGGTCTTTGTTAGGGGAAGACCTGGGTCACTGGCCCAATATCCTCACCCTCGAAAGGCTGATGTTTATCCTGGCGGTCCAGGAATGGTTCCATTTGGAGGTCCAGGGCCTCACTTTCCAGGCAATCATCAAAATATTGATTGGCGCACTTACCAAACATACAGGGAGTACATTGACAACAAAGGAATTCATTCCCATGGTAGTCGGACTATCCAGGAGAGGCTGGACAATTTGCGAACTGCCAGTCAGACCTCCTTTAACACCGCTCATCACATTCCCCGAGGAGGCTGGGGGCCTAAGGTGATACGACGTAGGAGTACTTCCCATGAAAGGTCATACCAAGGACCTCCACCCCACTTTCAGATCGCCCCACGCAGTGTCTCGCAGGACCGCATGAGCAGTGCAGAGAAAAAGTGCCATGCAAGGAACTGGGCCCCCCGAAGTGTCTCCCAAGATGGCTTTGTCCATAAAGCTCGGGCACGCTCAACAGACTATGTTGATCCTGCAGAGCTGGTTCGGCCCaatgagaggagaggagggttTGAAAGGGCAGACCAAGGTACAAGGCCCAGCAGACAATCTATTCCCAGACATGCTATGCTCTACAGGCCCCCTGCTGGATATGGCGGTGGCATGAGAGGGACACCCAACTCTTCCCTGTACTCTAAAGGACCAGATTCTCTTCAGACTCGTTCCTCACCCATGCTCTCCGATAGGCCTTCACATTTTGGAAAGAGCACAAGTTCTGAACATTCTTTCTCTGACCAAAGAGTTTCAGTAAAAGGACACCAATCAGGCCACACTAGCCAACAAGGCCTGAGCAGAATACGGGCAGAAACCATGCAACCCTTTGAAGCAGGCCGAGGTGGAGCATTGGAAGGACTCAGGTCTTCATCTAGCTCTACATCGAAAGAGATGCCCCAGAGGCCTGGCATCCTCAAAACAACCCAACCAAACTCTCAGAGCCAGGTCAATGGGCAGAGCCCCTCAGAgactgaggtggttctgagggAGAAGCCACCCGCTGGAAAGAACCCCAGCCCCCTACGGCACCCTTCCTACATCCTGGCTGTTAATGATGAAGGAGCAGACCCGTCGGCTGATGTCGTGGCGTGCTGGCTTCCAAATGATGCACGTCGAGAGATGCACATGCGGCGCCTTGGGGAACAACATCATGCCTCTAGCTCCAGCAACCTAGATGAGTCTCTGGACTCCATTCCATTCATCG ATGAGCCCGTCAGCCCTAGTGTTGACCGGGAGGCTGCACCTATTCCTCCCTCTGCTGTGATATCGGTCGCACCATCCATTGCCACAGCGCCCTCCAGTCAAGGCTCACCGTGTCCTACCATTCGTCGTCAGCTGTCACATGACCAAG AGTCCCTGCGGAGTGCTTTGTTGGACTCGGACTCAGCCAGTAAAACGGAGCGGTCCAAGTCTTATGATGAGGGTCTGGATAACTATCAGGAAGAGGGAAGAGG AAGATCTCCAAGTAAGCACATGTCGGGTCTCAGGGGTCTGAGAAAG GCTCTGGATGGCCATAAATTATCAGGGGATTCTGGATCTCGCAGGGACTCCTCTTCAGATATCTTCGCTGACTCTTCCAAAGAAGGGTTGCTTAACTTCAGGCAACTCAGTACAGATAAAAATAAG CGTGTCGGCGGAGGGATGAGATCGTGGAAGCAAATGTATGCTGTTCTACAAGGTCACACCCTGACCTTCTACAAAGACAGGAAGGATGCATTGTCTCATGCTTCGGCACAATCTGATGAGGACCCACTTCGAATAAGCGTCAAGGCCTGTCTGATTGACATTTCCTATAGCGATACGAGACGCAAGAATGTACTGCGATTAACCACCTCAGACTGCGAGTATTTGTTCCAGGCAGAAGGGAGGGACGACATGCTGTCGTGGATCAGAGTCATTCAGGAAAACAGTAATCCAGATGAAGAG AATGCGGCTGTAACAAGCCAGGACTTGATCAGCAGAAAGATCAAAGAATACAACATGATGAG CACACCAAGCAGCAGATCTGAACCTTCCCCAAAAGCGTCTCGGCAGTCCCTCAGCATCAAACAAGCCTTCCTGGGAGGTAAAACAGATGGAAAGATCCACAGCCCCCATTCGCCCAAAACAGGAGAGGAGCGAAGGGCTCTGAAAG ATGATTCCAGCCCTCCTCGGGACAGGGGAGCTTGGAAAATTGGCATTGCTGGGATCATGAGGAAACCCTTTGAAAAAAAGACTCCAGCGGGCATCACTTTTGGTGTTCGGCTCGATGATTGTCCACCTGCACAAAGTAACAGG TTGGTTCCTCTCATCGTGGAGGTCTGCTGTGGGGTGGTGGAGGAGCGAGGACTGGAGTACACTGGTATTTACAGGGTTCCTGGGAATAACGCTGCCATCTCCAGCATGCAAGAGGAACTCAACAGCAAAGGCATGACTGACATCGACGTCCAGGAAGAC AAATGGCGGGACCTTAACGTCATCAGTAGTTTATTAAAGTCGTTTTTCCGAAAACTTCCAGAACCTCTGTTTACAAACG AAAATTATGCTGATTTTATTGAAGCCAGCCGAACAGAAGACTCTGTGGAGAGATTAAAGGAGCTTAAAAGGCTG ATCTATGAACTACCCGATCATCACTTTGAAACTCTGAAATTTCTTTGCGCTCACCTGAAGAAGGTTTCTGACAACTGTGAAAAGAACAAG ATGGAGCCTCGTAACCTGGCGATCGTGTTTGGTCCGACGCTGGTCCGAACCTCTGAAGACAACATGACCAACATGGTCAATCACATGCCGGACCAGTGCAAGATAGTTGAGAACCTCATCCAGCAATTCGAATGGTTCTTCAACGATGACTGTCACGAGGATCCCGTC ACTACAACTGAGCAGGAGAGCACGGTGAAGACTCAGCCTGTGCCCAACATCGACCACCTGCTCTCTAACATCGGGCGGACTGCAGCCTCGCCAGGCGAAGTCTCAG ACTCGGCAGGTAGTGACTCCTCCAAATCAAAG CAGGGCTTGTGGGGGTCAGGGAAGGATCAGTGTAGCAAAGAAATGCTGCGCTCCTCCTTCTTCGCCAACCGCAAACGTAAGAAGCCCAAGGATAAGGTTCAACCCAGCAGCTCAGATGACGACTTGGATCCTGTGTTCACCAAGAAGGAGCTCCCAGGGGAGGGCCAGCAACAGCCTCTGTGGTCCCCAGACAGCCGGACCGAGGAGGAGGGGCAGGTGGCTGAAGCCAGCGAGAAAGAGGAGCACACGAACAGCTCAGAGGAACAGCTGGATAAAACCAACAGGAAAGAGTCTTGGCCTCCTCCCTCCCTGCCTCCAGAGCACATTTCCTCCAACCTTCAAACCGGTTCCCCCTACGCCTCGCCGCCCCATTCCCCAAACCTCAGCTACCGCATGCCTATGGCTCACCAGTCCTCTCTGTCCGACCCGCCCTCCAACTACGATGATACAGTTTCTGACCTCGGTACAATGAACAGCACCAGCTCACAAGCATCGGTGCCCAGAGTGAGGCGCGGCAGGATGGCCGCTCTGGGCACAGAGGCATGCCCCAGCGGGCTGGGAGCAGAGGTTTGCTCCATTACCTCAGACTACTCCACCACGTCCTCGATGACGTTTCTGACTGGAGCTGAGCTCAGCACCCTCAGTCCCGAAGTGCAGTCCGTGTCTGAGAGCCGGGGTGGAGAGGACGCAGACGACGAGAGAAGTGAGCTCATCAGCGAAGGAAGGCCGATGGAGACGGACAGTGAGAGtgacctgtctgtgtttaccgtCGGCAAATCTGATCAGCAAGATCTGCAGGAAGCTCCTCGGCCGCTTCCTTCGTACAGACTCATTGAGTGCGATACGCTCTCCAGAAAGAAAGCTTCCCAACAGAAAACCGACAGTGAATCCTCTCTGGACACTGCTCGCGGCGATAAAGATTCCAACAGACTGTCTCGTGTTTTAGGTTCCGTGAAAGGCCGTTCCACTGGAAGCCTCAGCTCCTCGTCCCGAAGCGAGCTCGATAAAACCGAGCCGGCCTGGAAGCTGAAGATCACAGACCGCCTGAAGGTACGTCTTCGGATGTCTGTGGATGATATGTTTGGCGTGGGGAGTCAGAGGAGTCGGTCCCCAGAGGGCCGCAGCAAGAAGAAGAACATCAGGCGCAGGCACACAATGGGCGGACAGAGGGACTTTGCAGAGCTTTCTGTTTTGGGAGACTGGTCGCAGCAGGTTGGCATAGGTTCGCGATCAGAGCTGTCAGCTGTGGACCGGCTGAAGCCGAAGTGTAGCTCTCAGGACTTCTCGATTGGGGACTGGATTGCCCGCGAACGCCACCGCACCAGCAATCCCGAGGTCAGCCTCGACCTCGCTGAACAACAGGGGGCGCTGTGCAACGCAAACTCCCCGAACCCCGGAGCCTCGTCTTCGTCCTCATCCTCGTCTGATTTCCAGCGTCGTCCAGCCGAGGCGTTGAACGGGGACACCCACCAGAGTAAAAATCTGAGCCTTTCTGCCACTGCTCACCCTCATAAACTCACTAGTTCCCAGGTGGTCCATTCACGCTTCTATCAGTACTTGTGA